A single genomic interval of Lewinellaceae bacterium harbors:
- a CDS encoding 2-oxoacid:acceptor oxidoreductase subunit alpha, translating to MDKQALDVLDSSDGHGTKQRKRIDQAIVEIVSDSGEGAQKCGQSLGQISAKMGNGVWTVEIIPAEIQPPARSREGASGIRVRIGAKKITNMGDHAGLVVALNEQVLYGRLRQNAYKEGTVLLIENKWATDENPEIRRQYAGALTEFKSEGFDVREIPMETECLKLVMDARKGKNMWVLGLLCYIYDRDMEMAEKQIHLTFRKKSQKVIDVNINLLHAGYQWAEDNLDLHYEIPPMKVTDDQVVMNGNEALSLGIMAAGIELCSMYPITPATSASHHLAEHFEKVGGVVHQAEDEIAAIGFAVGASYAGKTAVTITSGPGIALKTEFIGLAVMAEVPLVIIDVQRGGPSTGLPTKVEQSDLTAAIMGQTGDVPKIVIAAATIEECFHFVILARKLAEAFRTPVFLLSDANLATGVQPFKRPKINRDWYSLPIDQSPWKEGIRAFDWNPETGISKRPIPGQRGGMYTLTGLAHDENSKVAYDPEINQRSSEARSRKFAAFQKTLKPPTIHGDQEGDLLIVGWGSTLGAIDEAVEMAREQGIRVSSIHLRFLFPFEPGLAEIFARFKKVMTIEINYSDTLGDPMITPENRRYSQLAWQLRARTLVDIECAGNVYGQPLGPGQVLEIIKKQLA from the coding sequence ATGGATAAGCAAGCACTCGATGTCCTGGACTCCTCCGATGGTCATGGTACCAAACAACGGAAAAGGATTGACCAGGCCATCGTAGAGATAGTCAGCGACTCGGGTGAAGGCGCTCAAAAATGTGGTCAAAGCCTGGGCCAGATTTCTGCAAAAATGGGTAATGGCGTCTGGACGGTAGAGATCATTCCGGCCGAAATTCAGCCACCTGCCCGATCACGCGAAGGTGCTTCCGGAATCAGAGTTCGTATTGGTGCGAAAAAAATAACCAACATGGGAGACCATGCCGGATTGGTGGTCGCACTCAACGAACAGGTATTATATGGTCGGTTGCGCCAAAATGCCTATAAAGAAGGTACCGTTCTTTTGATCGAAAATAAATGGGCCACGGATGAAAACCCGGAGATCCGTCGGCAATATGCCGGGGCATTGACCGAATTCAAATCGGAAGGATTTGATGTCCGCGAAATACCCATGGAGACGGAATGCCTTAAACTGGTCATGGATGCCCGTAAAGGGAAAAATATGTGGGTTCTGGGCCTGCTGTGTTACATCTACGACAGGGACATGGAAATGGCTGAAAAACAGATCCATCTTACATTTCGCAAGAAGTCCCAGAAAGTGATAGATGTCAATATTAATCTGCTCCATGCTGGTTATCAGTGGGCTGAAGATAATCTGGACCTTCATTATGAGATCCCGCCGATGAAAGTTACCGATGACCAGGTGGTGATGAATGGTAACGAAGCATTAAGCCTTGGGATCATGGCTGCCGGGATCGAGTTGTGTTCCATGTATCCGATCACTCCGGCCACCTCCGCATCCCACCACCTTGCGGAGCACTTTGAAAAGGTAGGTGGCGTCGTACATCAGGCTGAAGATGAGATTGCTGCCATCGGTTTCGCTGTCGGGGCTTCCTACGCAGGAAAGACAGCAGTCACCATCACTTCTGGCCCTGGTATCGCTCTTAAGACAGAGTTTATCGGACTTGCTGTCATGGCGGAAGTGCCATTGGTGATCATCGATGTACAGCGCGGTGGTCCCTCCACCGGATTGCCGACCAAGGTGGAACAAAGTGACCTGACCGCTGCGATTATGGGACAGACCGGCGATGTTCCCAAAATCGTTATTGCAGCGGCCACCATTGAAGAGTGCTTCCATTTCGTCATTCTCGCCCGCAAGCTGGCGGAAGCATTCCGGACCCCGGTATTTCTTTTAAGCGATGCCAACCTGGCCACTGGCGTTCAGCCGTTCAAACGGCCGAAGATCAATCGCGACTGGTACTCACTGCCGATCGACCAGAGTCCCTGGAAAGAAGGAATCCGTGCCTTTGACTGGAACCCGGAAACGGGCATCAGCAAACGTCCAATTCCAGGTCAACGCGGAGGTATGTACACGCTCACCGGATTGGCCCATGATGAAAACAGTAAAGTAGCCTATGATCCGGAGATCAATCAGCGGTCATCAGAAGCCCGCAGCCGGAAATTTGCCGCTTTCCAGAAGACCTTAAAACCTCCTACCATACACGGAGATCAGGAAGGTGACCTGCTGATCGTAGGGTGGGGGTCGACCCTGGGTGCTATCGATGAGGCAGTTGAAATGGCCCGTGAACAGGGCATCCGGGTTAGCTCCATCCACCTGCGCTTTCTGTTTCCTTTTGAACCGGGCCTGGCAGAAATTTTTGCCCGGTTTAAAAAGGTAATGACCATTGAGATCAATTACAGTGACACCCTGGGTGACCCGATGATTACCCCCGAGAATCGACGGTATTCTCAACTGGCCTGGCAACTGCGGGCCCGCACCCTGGTGGACATCGAGTGCGCAGGCAACGTCTACGGACAGCCTTTGGGACCCGGACAGGTGCTTGAGATCATTAAAAAGCAATTGGCTTGA
- a CDS encoding helix-turn-helix transcriptional regulator — translation MAIIVNLDVVMAKRKISLNELSERVDLTLSNLSILKTGKAKAIRFSTLEAICKALDCQPGDILEYVPDLETTSKP, via the coding sequence ATGGCAATAATCGTAAACCTGGACGTGGTGATGGCAAAGCGAAAAATTTCGCTCAATGAGCTTTCTGAAAGAGTCGACCTGACCTTATCCAATCTTTCAATCCTGAAGACAGGAAAAGCCAAAGCCATCCGTTTTAGCACCCTGGAGGCCATCTGCAAAGCACTGGATTGTCAACCGGGCGATATCCTGGAATATGTACCTGACCTGGAAACAACATCAAAACCTTAA
- a CDS encoding DUF2975 domain-containing protein produces MKKMSIVFLQAVVVLIGLVALAILIWFPLTEGRATNLDLVSIYLDKFILYGYAASTAFFIGLYQAFRLLGYIGQNRVFSAGAVKALKNIKYCAITLGVLIVLAGIYIKLFHSKDDDPAGFLAMCIVTTFGTIVVATAAAIFEKILQNAVDMKSENDLTI; encoded by the coding sequence ATGAAAAAAATGTCAATCGTATTTCTTCAGGCGGTCGTCGTCCTGATAGGTTTGGTGGCCCTTGCCATATTAATTTGGTTTCCCCTGACGGAGGGGAGAGCAACAAACCTGGACCTGGTAAGCATTTACCTGGACAAGTTCATCTTGTATGGTTATGCAGCGTCAACCGCTTTTTTTATTGGGTTATATCAGGCGTTCAGATTACTTGGATACATTGGACAAAACAGGGTGTTTTCTGCGGGGGCTGTTAAAGCCTTAAAAAACATAAAGTATTGTGCCATTACACTGGGCGTTTTAATTGTATTGGCGGGAATTTACATTAAGCTCTTTCACAGTAAAGATGATGATCCGGCTGGTTTTCTGGCCATGTGTATCGTGACAACTTTTGGGACCATCGTTGTCGCAACTGCTGCGGCAATATTTGAAAAGATATTGCAGAATGCTGTCGATATGAAATCTGAAAATGACCTGACAATATAA
- a CDS encoding amidohydrolase family protein — protein MDHIASNNTRHPAMAGLCCLMIFFLSACGPAQQYDLIFRNGTIVDGTGKVSYVGDVALNGDTIMAVGKLKRAMGAEEIDITGLVIAPGFINIHSHAEEDALPTAVNMLSQGVTTEIMNADGRSPMDLTLQMHQLDSGGLALNVGGCIGFNSVWQASVGLNDVRPTEAQIREMQEMIRNGLEAGAWGVSAGLDYVPGRYAKTAEVIEVLKPFSDWEVVFANHDRLTPESHYSSIAGMTETIDIGLASGLIPLITHMKVQGWEQGKVDTILRRMTAAKTGFEGGAVADVYPYLAGMTGLASLIIPSWAQEGGYAAMVARFKDPALRARIILEAEEAMDLRFGGYEGIFLLDSQRELSEAMKEYGIDSPGEAVIRLLEVKNQAIIARFGIESDLIAIMQHPTTSIACDCGASLRDRLHPRSWGSFPKVLGEYVREKKALTLENAIYKMSGLPAKTIGMTDRGTLAPGMAADMVVFNPNTVIDKATYENPTLMSEGIVHTMVNGQFVWRDGAATGVKAGKTLVRVKPAK, from the coding sequence ATGGATCACATCGCCAGCAATAATACCAGGCACCCAGCCATGGCAGGCCTCTGTTGTTTAATGATCTTTTTTCTTTCCGCCTGCGGACCGGCGCAGCAATACGACCTCATCTTTCGTAACGGGACCATCGTCGATGGCACCGGAAAAGTGTCCTACGTTGGTGATGTCGCTCTCAATGGCGACACCATCATGGCTGTCGGCAAATTAAAAAGAGCGATGGGGGCGGAAGAGATCGACATTACCGGACTGGTGATCGCACCGGGCTTCATCAACATCCACAGTCATGCCGAAGAAGATGCTCTACCTACGGCGGTTAACATGCTCAGCCAGGGTGTGACCACCGAGATTATGAACGCCGACGGTCGTAGTCCTATGGATCTGACCCTTCAAATGCACCAGCTGGATTCCGGCGGGCTGGCCCTGAATGTCGGAGGCTGCATTGGATTTAACAGCGTCTGGCAAGCTTCCGTTGGGCTGAACGACGTGCGACCCACTGAAGCCCAGATCCGGGAAATGCAGGAAATGATCCGAAATGGTTTGGAAGCAGGCGCATGGGGCGTATCTGCCGGACTTGATTATGTCCCTGGCCGCTATGCAAAAACAGCAGAGGTCATTGAAGTCCTCAAACCTTTCTCAGACTGGGAGGTGGTCTTTGCCAATCACGACCGGCTCACCCCGGAAAGCCACTACAGCTCGATTGCCGGCATGACCGAGACCATTGACATTGGACTCGCCAGTGGGTTGATCCCGCTGATCACCCACATGAAGGTCCAGGGTTGGGAACAAGGTAAGGTGGATACCATCCTGCGGCGTATGACCGCTGCCAAAACCGGCTTCGAAGGGGGCGCCGTCGCCGACGTGTACCCCTACCTTGCCGGAATGACCGGCCTGGCCAGTCTAATCATTCCAAGCTGGGCCCAGGAAGGTGGATACGCAGCCATGGTTGCCCGGTTTAAAGATCCGGCATTGCGAGCCAGGATCATTCTGGAGGCCGAGGAAGCCATGGATTTGCGTTTCGGGGGGTATGAAGGCATATTTCTTCTGGATTCTCAACGGGAACTGAGCGAGGCAATGAAAGAATACGGCATTGACTCGCCCGGCGAAGCCGTTATCCGGCTGCTGGAAGTAAAGAATCAGGCCATTATTGCCCGTTTTGGCATCGAATCCGATCTGATCGCCATCATGCAGCATCCCACTACCTCCATCGCGTGTGACTGCGGAGCGTCTTTACGCGACCGCCTGCATCCACGGAGCTGGGGCAGTTTCCCAAAGGTGTTAGGCGAATATGTACGTGAAAAAAAGGCCCTTACATTGGAAAATGCAATCTATAAAATGTCCGGTCTCCCGGCAAAAACGATCGGCATGACAGACCGGGGAACACTGGCACCGGGCATGGCGGCAGACATGGTTGTTTTTAATCCAAACACCGTAATCGACAAGGCCACTTACGAAAACCCCACGTTGATGTCCGAAGGCATCGTTCACACCATGGTCAACGGTCAATTCGTCTGGCGGGATGGTGCCGCCACGGGGGTGAAGGCTGGGAAGACGCTGGTGAGGGTCAAGCCGGCAAAGTGA
- a CDS encoding glycosyl hydrolase family 43: MIRREFLKYSGLAGFSTLLYPGWPALSGDNKSLLALEELFQNPPPSARPGNMWFWMNGHVTREGITLDLEAMHRIGVGAVFNFDAGTGIPKGPLEYLSPEWFAIKAFALKECNRLGIDFCMHNCPGWSSSGGPWITPDRSMKTLVWSEVQINTAGKEDSIALPVPEHKLEFYQDVCVLAFPSLPPDTPPFASWERRTNKEYNRGLGPIDPALPAINPAHIVVATAWMDTEGNFDLKALKTQASDSGNQSYTLQRFGYTSLGTLNRSSPDTGLGLECDKFDPEAVAFHFDKMITPLLPFLEPLARQGKMALEIDSWEVGMQNWTGGFETEFETRNSYSPIAYLPAMTGKLVGSADETDRFLWDLRRTQADMIADHYYGKMAELCHRHGIRAYFEPYDRGPMEEIQIGSRGDLSMGEYWYGLSTIFQNNLTMRRTCKLASSVAHISGQRIVGVEGLTAEPEAARWQEYAFAMKPVCDKMFTMGINRILVHRNAHQPHPTAMPGMTMGPWGIHFDRTNSLWDANKGWVEYLTRCQSLLQHGLFVADLAYFTGEEPGVYTDVLPVDLKPGPPAGFDYDLINAETLLLHSRIDQGRLALPDGMSYRVLILQDTRQISLDLLRLIRSFVEHGLIVVGQKPVSSPGLKGRDPQVRKEFESLVRELWGTGDNTEKTIGHGKLYWGQTINEIVEDINLTPDCRITSKSGDAPIQYIHRRSGEGDVYFLSNQRRTTEELVVTFRVSGKQPELWDAVTGKSVPASCFTSNRSGTQVALTLMPYGSVFVVFRDAIQRPGIATIIKEKDQILSSEEFASANEGHFEANGSLANNFTLSFWARPENNIMLSTAALYEGVPHSWTDYYAIYPSDGKTLYGDGHAGSGVTVGRNGVAIWENGNEFPEFNHAAAQPISGWTHIGVVYREGVPIIYINGREASQGEKKFDQIHPSAGDPVENIFWISRFYNGDLAGVKVLPRALNPEELESLARQAVPPHATIMPDITPGGNQGSPAMYFWSNGTYSQFDQQGQSHSLEVSGLRDTALTGAWEVHFPSDRGAPDNIILENLISLKDHPEAGVKYFSGTASYRKTFILEADHFQSDKQLFLDLGQVEVVAEVWLNGACLGNYWTRPYLVEITQSARVGENQLEVRVTNQWVNRLIGDAQMPDLYEYTTMDQPSPFRPLAEGAIRALPQWYLDGAPKPVDGQVTFTTWKHHHRDSPLLDAGLIGPVMIREALEMPVS; the protein is encoded by the coding sequence ATGATCCGTAGGGAATTTCTCAAATACAGCGGGTTAGCTGGATTTTCGACCTTGTTGTATCCTGGTTGGCCGGCCCTCAGTGGAGATAATAAATCCCTGCTGGCACTGGAAGAATTGTTCCAAAACCCACCACCTTCCGCCCGGCCAGGTAACATGTGGTTCTGGATGAATGGTCATGTGACCCGTGAAGGGATAACGCTGGATCTGGAAGCAATGCACCGGATTGGTGTCGGCGCAGTATTCAATTTTGATGCCGGCACCGGCATACCCAAAGGGCCATTGGAGTACCTCAGCCCGGAATGGTTTGCGATCAAAGCGTTTGCCCTCAAAGAATGCAATCGTCTGGGCATCGACTTCTGTATGCATAATTGCCCGGGATGGTCCTCCAGCGGCGGCCCCTGGATTACACCGGACAGGTCCATGAAAACCCTGGTCTGGAGCGAGGTACAGATAAATACCGCCGGCAAGGAAGATTCGATCGCATTGCCAGTTCCGGAACACAAACTGGAGTTTTACCAGGATGTTTGTGTGCTGGCATTCCCATCTCTTCCGCCAGACACACCGCCATTTGCAAGTTGGGAAAGAAGGACCAATAAGGAGTACAACCGGGGCCTGGGTCCCATCGACCCGGCACTGCCGGCAATTAACCCTGCCCACATCGTGGTGGCAACCGCATGGATGGACACCGAAGGAAATTTCGATCTGAAAGCATTAAAAACCCAGGCCAGTGATTCAGGAAATCAATCGTACACGTTACAACGATTTGGATACACTTCACTGGGAACGCTGAATCGGTCTTCACCGGATACCGGCCTTGGCCTGGAATGCGACAAATTTGATCCTGAAGCAGTTGCTTTTCATTTCGACAAGATGATCACTCCATTGCTTCCCTTTCTGGAGCCGTTGGCCAGACAAGGCAAGATGGCGCTGGAAATTGATTCCTGGGAAGTAGGAATGCAAAACTGGACTGGGGGATTTGAAACAGAATTTGAAACCAGGAACAGCTATTCACCGATAGCTTATCTACCTGCGATGACGGGGAAGCTGGTAGGCTCCGCGGATGAAACAGACCGGTTCTTATGGGACTTGCGCCGCACACAGGCGGATATGATCGCAGATCACTATTATGGCAAGATGGCTGAATTATGCCATCGGCATGGCATTCGCGCTTATTTTGAACCGTATGACCGCGGCCCCATGGAGGAAATCCAGATCGGTTCTCGTGGGGATCTCTCCATGGGTGAATACTGGTACGGCTTGTCAACCATTTTCCAGAATAATCTGACCATGCGGCGTACCTGTAAGCTGGCGTCATCCGTAGCGCACATCAGCGGCCAGCGGATCGTCGGTGTTGAGGGCTTGACGGCGGAGCCGGAAGCGGCTCGGTGGCAGGAATATGCTTTCGCGATGAAACCCGTCTGCGACAAGATGTTCACCATGGGCATCAACCGTATTCTGGTTCACCGCAATGCCCATCAGCCCCATCCCACGGCCATGCCCGGTATGACCATGGGGCCCTGGGGCATTCATTTTGACCGGACCAACAGCCTGTGGGATGCCAATAAGGGCTGGGTGGAATACCTCACCCGCTGTCAGAGCCTGCTGCAGCATGGACTGTTTGTGGCGGATCTGGCCTATTTCACCGGAGAAGAACCCGGGGTCTATACGGATGTACTTCCGGTGGATCTCAAACCCGGGCCACCTGCCGGGTTCGACTACGACCTGATCAATGCAGAAACACTACTCCTTCATTCCCGGATTGATCAGGGCCGGCTGGCGTTACCCGACGGGATGAGTTACCGGGTGCTGATATTACAGGACACCAGGCAAATCAGTCTGGACCTCCTGCGGTTGATCCGTTCATTTGTGGAGCATGGTCTGATCGTGGTTGGCCAGAAACCAGTCTCCAGTCCTGGATTAAAAGGCCGGGATCCTCAGGTCAGGAAGGAGTTTGAATCATTGGTACGGGAACTATGGGGTACAGGAGATAACACAGAAAAAACAATTGGCCACGGGAAGCTATACTGGGGACAAACAATCAATGAAATAGTAGAAGACATTAACTTGACACCCGACTGCAGGATTACCTCGAAGTCAGGTGATGCACCTATTCAGTACATCCACCGTCGGTCCGGTGAAGGTGATGTTTATTTCCTCAGCAACCAAAGACGGACCACAGAAGAATTGGTCGTTACATTCCGAGTTTCGGGTAAGCAACCGGAATTATGGGATGCGGTCACCGGTAAAAGTGTTCCTGCCAGTTGCTTTACCTCAAACCGCTCCGGCACTCAGGTTGCATTGACACTGATGCCTTATGGATCCGTATTCGTGGTTTTTCGTGATGCTATTCAAAGACCGGGGATAGCAACAATTATCAAAGAAAAAGACCAAATCCTTTCTAGTGAGGAATTTGCTTCTGCAAATGAAGGCCATTTCGAAGCGAATGGCAGTCTGGCCAACAATTTTACGTTGTCTTTCTGGGCCAGACCGGAGAACAACATCATGCTCTCGACTGCTGCCCTCTACGAAGGTGTACCACACTCCTGGACCGATTATTATGCCATTTATCCCTCCGATGGAAAAACCCTGTATGGCGATGGGCACGCAGGCAGCGGCGTAACGGTTGGCCGGAACGGCGTAGCTATCTGGGAAAACGGCAATGAATTTCCGGAATTTAACCATGCCGCAGCACAACCCATCTCAGGATGGACCCACATTGGTGTTGTTTACCGTGAAGGGGTTCCTATTATATACATCAATGGCCGGGAAGCCAGCCAGGGAGAGAAAAAATTCGACCAAATACATCCCTCCGCCGGAGATCCCGTAGAAAATATTTTCTGGATTTCCAGGTTCTACAATGGCGATCTTGCCGGCGTTAAAGTACTGCCCCGGGCTTTGAACCCTGAAGAACTTGAATCGCTGGCCCGGCAGGCGGTGCCTCCTCATGCCACCATCATGCCTGATATTACCCCTGGAGGAAACCAGGGTTCACCAGCAATGTATTTTTGGTCCAACGGAACCTATAGCCAGTTCGATCAGCAAGGACAATCCCACAGTCTTGAAGTCAGTGGACTCCGGGATACAGCACTTACTGGCGCCTGGGAAGTGCATTTCCCGTCCGATCGCGGAGCTCCGGACAACATCATCCTGGAGAATTTGATTTCCCTCAAAGATCATCCGGAAGCAGGGGTGAAATATTTCTCGGGAACAGCATCATACCGTAAGACATTTATCCTGGAAGCAGATCATTTTCAATCGGATAAGCAATTATTCCTCGACCTGGGTCAGGTGGAAGTAGTCGCAGAAGTATGGTTAAATGGTGCTTGCCTTGGTAATTATTGGACGCGTCCCTACCTGGTAGAAATTACTCAGTCAGCCAGGGTTGGCGAAAACCAGCTGGAAGTCCGGGTTACCAATCAATGGGTCAATCGCCTGATCGGCGATGCCCAGATGCCGGATCTTTACGAATACACCACCATGGATCAGCCTTCACCCTTCAGGCCCCTGGCGGAAGGAGCGATCCGGGCATTACCCCAGTGGTATCTTGATGGCGCTCCCAAGCCGGTTGACGGCCAGGTGACTTTCACCACCTGGAAACACCATCACCGGGATTCACCGTTACTCGATGCGGGATTGATCGGGCCGGTTATGATCAGAGAAGCATTGGAAATGCCAGTAAGCTGA
- a CDS encoding glycosyl hydrolase — MKLVRNTSALRVTLLLAFTLTVGFVFAQFQRNPIISPEIGQDNKVTFRILAPKADEVRLTGNWMPFMQSEPMMKGDTGLWTVTVGPLAPELYGYSFLVDGVNTLDPSNKNIWRDGAFRVESILFVRGAGAELYEPKTGPKGTLSKVWYASPTLDLTRRMYVYTPPGYEDSKESYPVLYLLHGGGGDEDAWTSLGAAPTIMDNLINAGKAKPMIVVMTNGNPDQAAAFTDSPVLPNPSQGGVGMANMKFEESLVKDVIPYIESHYRVKAGKSNRALTGLSMGGLQTQNTTFTHPELFDYIGVMSMGFADLSRFGIKTDDSQRANQIAALKTAHPKVYWIAVGKDDFLYESVVTMRKALDEAGFPYTYRESTGGHTWTNWRIYLSEFAPMLFR; from the coding sequence ATGAAACTCGTTCGAAATACTTCAGCCCTGCGGGTGACGCTGCTGTTGGCCTTCACGTTAACCGTAGGTTTTGTCTTTGCACAATTTCAGCGTAACCCCATCATTTCCCCGGAAATCGGTCAGGACAACAAAGTCACTTTCCGCATCCTGGCACCCAAAGCGGATGAAGTCCGCCTCACCGGCAACTGGATGCCTTTTATGCAATCCGAGCCGATGATGAAGGGTGATACCGGATTGTGGACCGTAACCGTTGGTCCGCTGGCCCCGGAGCTTTACGGTTATAGCTTCCTGGTGGATGGTGTCAATACTCTCGATCCTTCCAACAAGAACATCTGGCGGGATGGAGCCTTCCGGGTGGAATCCATCCTTTTTGTTCGGGGCGCCGGTGCGGAGCTTTATGAACCGAAGACCGGGCCAAAAGGTACTCTGAGTAAGGTGTGGTATGCTTCACCAACCCTGGACCTGACCCGTCGTATGTATGTATATACACCACCGGGATATGAAGATTCAAAAGAGAGCTACCCCGTATTGTACCTGCTCCATGGTGGTGGTGGGGATGAAGATGCCTGGACCTCGCTGGGTGCAGCTCCGACCATTATGGATAACCTGATCAATGCCGGCAAAGCCAAACCGATGATCGTGGTGATGACCAATGGTAACCCCGATCAGGCCGCTGCTTTTACCGACAGCCCGGTATTGCCCAATCCATCTCAGGGTGGTGTAGGGATGGCCAATATGAAATTTGAGGAAAGCCTGGTAAAAGATGTCATCCCCTACATCGAGTCTCATTACCGGGTTAAAGCCGGAAAGTCAAACCGTGCCCTGACGGGACTGAGCATGGGTGGCCTTCAGACGCAAAACACCACTTTCACGCATCCGGAATTGTTCGACTACATCGGAGTCATGAGCATGGGATTTGCCGACCTCAGCCGGTTTGGGATCAAGACCGATGACAGCCAGCGCGCGAACCAGATTGCCGCCCTGAAAACAGCACATCCCAAGGTTTACTGGATAGCTGTCGGTAAAGATGACTTCCTCTATGAAAGCGTCGTGACCATGCGTAAAGCACTGGATGAAGCCGGATTTCCCTATACCTACCGGGAAAGCACCGGTGGTCACACCTGGACCAACTGGAGGATCTATCTTTCGGAGTTTGCTCCGATGTTGTTTAGGTAA